Proteins from a genomic interval of Neoarius graeffei isolate fNeoGra1 chromosome 24, fNeoGra1.pri, whole genome shotgun sequence:
- the LOC132872746 gene encoding BOLA class I histocompatibility antigen, alpha chain BL3-7-like isoform X3 — protein MKKIDADIPDYWDRYTQMLQRTEEAFRVSVATAMQRFNHTGGVHTLQRMYGCELDDDGTIRGYYQDGYDGEDFISFDLKTLTYTAAKPQAVITKRKWDNIPGATAGWKNYLENECIDWLKRHVSYGRETLERKVRPKASVFHKHTPSPEVVCHATGFFPKAVMITWQKDGEDLIEDVELTETLPNQDGSFQKRSILKVPAEELQKHKYTCVVQHSSLETELVLPVSERRILTGGGSGGGQIGVIIGVVVAVIALIAVGIFIWKKRNSDFSPVSQDSSRSSEEVLPPTTKKV, from the exons ATGAAGAAGATTGATGCTGATATTCCAGATTACTGGGACAGATACACACAGATGCTGCAGCGTACTGAGGAGGCCTTCAGAGTCAGTGTGGCTACAGCAATGCAGCGCTTTAATCACACTGGAG gagttCACACATTACAGAGGATGTACGGCTGTGAGCTGGATGATGACGGCACCATTAGAGGATACTATCAGGACGGTTATGATGGAGAAGATTTCATCAGTTTTGATCTGAAAACTCTCACCTACACTGCAGCTAAACCTCAAGCTGTGATCACCAAACGCAAGTGGGATAATATTCCTGGTGCTACTGCGGGCTGGAAGAACTACCTGGAGAACGAGTGTATCGACTGGTTAAAGAGACACGTGTCTTACGGCAGAGAGACTCTGGAGAGGAAAG TTCGTCCCAAGGCGTCAGTGTTCCACAAACACACTCCTTCTCCAGAGGTGGTGTGTCACGCTACAGGTTTCTTCCCCAAAGCAGTGATGATCACCTGGCAGAAGGACGGAGAGGACCTGATTGAGGACGTGGAGCTCACAGAGACGTTACCCAACCAGGATGGAAGCTTCCAGAAGAGGAGCATTCTGAAAGTCCCAGCTGAGGAGCTGCAGAAACACAAATACACCTGCGTGGTTCAGCACAGCAGCTTGGAGACGGAGTTAGTGCTGCCTGTGAGCGAGCGGCGAATCCTGACAG GTGGAGGATCAGGTGGAGGGCAGATTGGTGTCATCATTGGTGTCGTTGTGGCCGTCATCGCTCTCATCGCTGTTGGAATTTTCATCTGGAAGAAGAGGAACTCTG ACTTCAGTCCTGTTTCCCAAGATTCATCTCGCT CCTCTGAAGAAGTTTTACCTCCAACAACAAAGAAAGTGTGA
- the LOC132872746 gene encoding BOLA class I histocompatibility antigen, alpha chain BL3-7-like isoform X1, translating into MKVLLFLVFGAHLAAAVTHTVKFFYTAVTPGINFPEFTAFNQVDGVQSEYYDSNIRRLIPKTEWMKKIDADIPDYWDRYTQMLQRTEEAFRVSVATAMQRFNHTGGVHTLQRMYGCELDDDGTIRGYYQDGYDGEDFISFDLKTLTYTAAKPQAVITKRKWDNIPGATAGWKNYLENECIDWLKRHVSYGRETLERKVRPKASVFHKHTPSPEVVCHATGFFPKAVMITWQKDGEDLIEDVELTETLPNQDGSFQKRSILKVPAEELQKHKYTCVVQHSSLETELVLPVSERRILTGGGSGGGQIGVIIGVVVAVIALIAVGIFIWKKRNSDFSPVSQDSSRSSEEVLPPTTKKV; encoded by the exons ATGAAGGTGCTGCTGTTCCTGGTGTTCGGTGCCCATCTGGCAGCAGCAG TCACACACACTGTGAAATTCTTCTACACTGCAGTCACACCAGGAATAaatttcccagaattcacagcttTCAATCAGGTGGATGGAGTGCAGTCTGAGTACTATGACAGCAACATCAGACGTCTGATCCCAAAGACAGAGTGGATGAAGAAGATTGATGCTGATATTCCAGATTACTGGGACAGATACACACAGATGCTGCAGCGTACTGAGGAGGCCTTCAGAGTCAGTGTGGCTACAGCAATGCAGCGCTTTAATCACACTGGAG gagttCACACATTACAGAGGATGTACGGCTGTGAGCTGGATGATGACGGCACCATTAGAGGATACTATCAGGACGGTTATGATGGAGAAGATTTCATCAGTTTTGATCTGAAAACTCTCACCTACACTGCAGCTAAACCTCAAGCTGTGATCACCAAACGCAAGTGGGATAATATTCCTGGTGCTACTGCGGGCTGGAAGAACTACCTGGAGAACGAGTGTATCGACTGGTTAAAGAGACACGTGTCTTACGGCAGAGAGACTCTGGAGAGGAAAG TTCGTCCCAAGGCGTCAGTGTTCCACAAACACACTCCTTCTCCAGAGGTGGTGTGTCACGCTACAGGTTTCTTCCCCAAAGCAGTGATGATCACCTGGCAGAAGGACGGAGAGGACCTGATTGAGGACGTGGAGCTCACAGAGACGTTACCCAACCAGGATGGAAGCTTCCAGAAGAGGAGCATTCTGAAAGTCCCAGCTGAGGAGCTGCAGAAACACAAATACACCTGCGTGGTTCAGCACAGCAGCTTGGAGACGGAGTTAGTGCTGCCTGTGAGCGAGCGGCGAATCCTGACAG GTGGAGGATCAGGTGGAGGGCAGATTGGTGTCATCATTGGTGTCGTTGTGGCCGTCATCGCTCTCATCGCTGTTGGAATTTTCATCTGGAAGAAGAGGAACTCTG ACTTCAGTCCTGTTTCCCAAGATTCATCTCGCT CCTCTGAAGAAGTTTTACCTCCAACAACAAAGAAAGTGTGA